A genomic region of Trypanosoma brucei brucei TREU927 chromosome 3, complete sequence contains the following coding sequences:
- a CDS encoding poly(A) polymerase (identical to GP:7108951: polyA polymerase {Trypanosoma brucei} (PMID:10688355)) has translation MEWMYGPTKPLEVPRPQDHDYDESEMLYGVLAECPSISPNPVLTLVESMALRIVQRHSQNTQEQWARAYPFGSCGLSASVAESDLDVALICPSVLTTDIFFDEFPRLLYNSVGPVSVVAARVPVVKFEYRGTAVDVVFVSVGLPQPPTEEQMLDDSFLLKVARETRPSANGIRFTFEIKRRLPVPYDVFTAVLKTVKLWAMRRMVYGNVYTYPNGAVLAIMVARVCQVLPSSHPSTLLRFFFLFYTQWMSRHDRISPVYLTATLEGRGRIPGLPDSWKPSKDKICCDLFPVISPAYPYVNDASSVGRCGLEALYSEITRVQCILTEARTLPLEEMWEPYRIEEEYSTFLVVGVSCAGHSMAETEQALSVWSSYVASRLRILIYSIERHAQARPCPRKIRPKKDNHVGGSSCFLSVNFLIGVKAKEGGPTPQPSLFTEACGEFHHAVKEGCNNDSIPWSFQRNDRAMHWPRVKFLEVHQVLHLLQDLK, from the exons ATGGAGTGGATGTATGGCCCAACGAAACCACTAGAGGTTCCCCGTCCACAAGACCATGACTACGACGAGTCTGAGATGCTTTACGGCGTGTTGGCCGAATGCCCTTCCATTAGTCCCAATCCGGTTTTAACGCTAGTGGAGTCGATGGCGCTTCGCATTGTGCAGCGGCACTCCCAAAACACTCAGGAACAATGGGCACGTGCCTACCCATTTGGTTCATGCGGTCTTTCCGCTTCAGTTGCAGAGAGTGATCTCGATGT CGCGCTGATTTGTCCATCTGTTTTAACGACTGATATCTTTTTCGATGAGTTTCCGAGGTTGTTATATAACTCTGTCGGTCCCGTGTCTGTAGTCGCTGCCAGAGTTCCCGTTGTTAAATTTGAGTACAGAGGCACAGCTGTcgatgttgtgtttgtttctgttggaCTGCCACAGCCGCCTACGGAGGAGCAGATGCTGGATGATTCGTTTCTACTGAAGGTGGCTCGAGAAACCCGACCCAGTGCGAACGGAATCCGTTTCACGTTTGAGATTAAGCGGCGACTTCCGGTGCCGTACGATGTCTTCACTGCCGTTCTGAAGACAGTAAAGCTATGGGCGATGCGTCGGATGGTTTACGGCAATGTCTACACGTATCCGAACGGCGCGGTGCTTGCCATCATGGTGGCTAGGGTTTGTCAGGTGCTTCCATCTTCTCATCCCAGTACTCTTCTtcgatttttctttcttttctacacGCAATGGATGAGCCGCCATGATCGTATTTCACCCGTGTATTTGACTGCGACTCTGGAGGGTCGCGGTCGCATTCCCGGGCTGCCAGACTCATGGAAGCCGTCGAAAGATAAAATTTGCTGCGATTTGTTTCCCGTGATCAGTCCGGCGTATCCATATGTGAACGATGCAAGTAGCGTTGGGCGATGTGGGCTGGAGGCGCTTTACAGCGAGATCACACGGGTGCAATGCATTCTGACGGAGGCGCGGACTCTCCCGTTGGAAGAGATGTGGGAACCGTATAGAATAGAGGAAGAGTATTCAACCTTTCTTGTTGTGGGTGTAAGTTGTGCGGGCCACAGTATGGCGGAGACTGAGCAGGCGCTTTCTGTGTGGAGTTCCTATGTGGCCAGCAGGTTACGAATCCTCATATACTCCATAGAGCGTCATGCACAGGCCCGTCCCTGTCCGCGTAAGATAAGGCCCAAAAAGGATAATCACGTGGGGGGTTCTTcatgttttttgtctgtcAATTTCCTCATAGGTGTTAAGGCAAAGGAGGGGGGTCCCACCCCACAGCCGTCTCTGTTTACTGAGGCGTGTGGCGAGTTTCACCACGCTGTGAAGGAGGGATGTAACAATGACTCCATTCCGTGGTCATTTCAGCGGAATGATCGTGCAATGCATTGGCCCCGTGTCAAATTTTTAGAGGTGCATCAGGTGCTGCACCTGTTACAAGACCTGAAGTAA
- a CDS encoding serine/threonine-protein kinase, putative translates to MAQVADECKALSSELFLSKYRIMKGIGKGSFGEAVLVRSKEDGKRYVAKAIESAAMSAKEKRDVQNEIRILAAANHPNIIRYHEHFEDGTLIFIVMEYADGGDLNTRIKDAKKNDPVVPFEPKLAMFWFLQICMALKYLHDNHILHRDLKTANIFLTAKNVVKLGDFGISTVVQNTLACAKTVCGTPYYFSPELCQNKPYNNKSDVWALGVILYELLTLQRPFLARSLKELLKKILVGQYEPIPSTVPAEIRGLCGALLQVNPVQRPSINRILESPFVQESLKGFSADLEKQAEKERAEYEARNPKITKPVKPVSTPEKPKEYPKEPQLSQKEQMAKLRGMNRESIKAMLAEQAAAGPPQEQQQQSPSKSEQDDGHHEVDDDGEYIEQKKLIVEQSKNIVGKTNLGGHPEEFGDGPSDSSPQEDMIILSSGKSVPASQVRAILEKEIGVKLLNEAAELVNQLMLNNEISNVDIQKQLNELLGAQHAHHSNAITKLCVYEGKKM, encoded by the coding sequence ATGGCGCAGGTTGCAGATGAATGTAAAGCCTTGTCCTCAGAGTTGTTTCTCAGCAAGTACCGCATAATGAAGGGCATCGGGAAGGGTAGCTTTGGTGAAGCGGTGCTCGTACGGTCAAAGGAGGATGGCAAACGGTACGTCGCAAAGGCAATTGAATCAGCCGCCATGTCTGCGAAGGAGAAACGTGATGTACAAAATGAAATACGTATTTTAGCGGCAGCCAATCATCCCAATATCATCCGCTACCACGAGCACTTCGAAGATGGCACACTGATATTTATTGTTATGGAGTATGCCGATGGTGGGGACCTCAACACACGTATCAAGGATGCGAAGAAGAATGATCCCGTTGTCCCCTTTGAACCAAAGCTGGCCATGTTTTGGTTCCTGCAGATTTGCATGGCACTCAAGTACCTTCATGATAACCACATCTTGCATAGGGATTTGAAGACAGCGAACATTTTCCTTACAGCGAAGAACGTCGTGAAGTTGGGTGACTTCGGTATTTCCACCGTCGTGCAGAATACATTGGCCTGTGCCAAGACCGTGTGTGGCACTCCCTATTACTTCTCCCCGGAGCTCTGCCAGAACAAACCATACAACAATAAGAGTGACGTATGGGCCCTCGGTGTCATTCTTTATGAGCTTTTGACGCTCCAACGGCCTTTTCTCGCCCGCTCACTGAAGGAGCTCTTGAAGAAGATCCTCGTTGGGCAATATGAGCCCATTCCATCCACTGTGCCAGCGGAAATTCGCGGCCTTTGCGGAGCGCTCTTGCAAGTCAACCCTGTTCAGCGTCCCAGCATAAATCGCATTTTAGAGTCGCCGTTTGTGCAGGAGTCTCTTAAAGGATTTAGTGCGGACCTTGAGAAGCAGGCGGAAAAGGAACGGGCGGAGTATGAGGCACGGAACCCCAAGATAACAAAACCTGTTAAGCCTGTGAGTACTCCGGAGAAGCCAAAAGAGTACCCCAAAGAGCCACAATTGAGCCAAAAGGAGCAAATGGCAAAGTTACGGGGGATGAATCGGGAGAGCATAAAGGCCATGTTGGCGGAACAGGCAGCTGCCGGTCCACCGcaggaacaacagcaacaatcgCCTTCCAAGAGCGAGCAGGATGACGGGCACCATGAGGTTGACGATGACGGGGAGTACATTGAGCAAAAGAAGCTAATTGTagagcaaagcaaaaatattGTGGGCAAGACAAATCTCGGTGGCCATCCCGAGGAGTTTGGTGATGGTCCTTCTGATAGCTCACCACAGGAAGACATGATTATACTGTCAAGTGGAAAGTCTGTGCCAGCATCTCAGGTGCGGGCCATTCTCGAGAAGGAGATTGGGGTGAAACTTCTTAACGAGGCTGCGGAGCTAGTGAATCAGCTTATGCTCAATAATGAAATTTCCAACGTGGATATTCAGAAGCAACTAAACGAATTGCTGGGTGCCCAACACGCTCACCATTCCAATGCTATCACTAAGTTGTGCGTGTACGAGGGGAAGAAGATGTAG
- a CDS encoding ATP-dependent phosphofructokinase (identical to GB:AAC47836.1: 6-phospho-1-fructokinase {Trypanosoma brucei}(PMID:9461292)): protein MAVESRSRVTSKLVKAHRAMLNSVTQEDLKVDRLPGADYPNPSKKYSSRTEFRDKTDYIMYNPRPRDEPSSENPVSVSPLLCELAAARSRIHFNPTETTIGIVTCGGICPGLNDVIRSITLTGINVYNVKRVIGFRFGYWGLSKKGSQTAIELHRGRVTNIHHYGGTILGSSRGPQDPKEMVDTLERLGVNILFTVGGDGTQRGALVISQEAKRRGVDISVFGVPKTIDNDLSFSHRTFGFQTAVEKAVQAIRAAYAEAVSANYGVGVVKLMGRDSGFIAAQAAVASAQANICLVPENPISEQEVMSLLERRFCHSRSCVIIVAEGFGQDWGRGSGGYDASGNKKLIDIGVILTEKVKAFLKANKSRYPDSTVKYIDPSYMIRACPPSANDALFCATLATLAVHEAMAGATGCIIAMRHNNYILVPIKVATSVRRVLDLRGQLWRQVREITVDLGSDVRLARKLEIRRELEAINRNRDRLHEELAKL, encoded by the coding sequence ATGGCCGTTGAATCTCGCAGCCGCGTTACGAGCAAGCTCGTCAAGGCCCACCGCGCCATGCTGAACAGCGTGACTCAGGAGGACCTCAAGGTGGACCGCCTCCCCGGTGCGGATTACCCGAACCCGTCCAAAAAATATTCGTCGCGCACAGAGTTCCGTGACAAGACGGATTACATCATGTACAACCCCCGCCCCAGGGATGAACCCTCTTCGGAGAACCCTGTATCGGTGAGCCCACTCCTTTGCGAACTTGCTGCTGCCCGCTCGCGCATTCACTTCAACCCGACGGAGACCACCATTGGTATTGTCACGTGCGGTGGTATTTGCCCCGGCCTCAACGACGTCATCCGTTCCATCACCCTTACCGGCATCAACGTGTACAACGTAAAGCGCGTGATTGGCTTCCGCTTCGGATACTGGGGCCTTTCCAAGAAGGGCAGTCAGACGGCCATTGAACTCCACCGCGGAAGAGTCACCAACATCCACCACTATGGCGGCACCATCCTAGGCAGCAGCCGTGGTCCGCAGGACCCCAAGGAGATGGTTGATACTCTCGAGCGCCTCGGTGTCAACATCCTCTTCACCGTCGGTGGTGACGGCACGCAGCGCGGTGCGCTCGTCATCTCTCAAGAAGCCAAGCGCCGGGGTGTTGACATCTCCGTTTTTGGTGTTCCCAAGACTATTGACAACGACCTCAGCTTCTCTCACCGCACGTTCGGCTTCCAGACTGCTGTTGAGAAGGCTGTGCAGGCCATCCGCGCGGCGTATGCTGAGGCTGTCTCCGCCAACTATGGTGTTGGCGTTGTGAAGCTCATGGGTCGTGACAGCGGCTTCATTGCCGCTCAGGCTGCAGTGGCCAGTGCGCAGGCGAATATCTGCCTTGTTCCTGAAAACCCCATCTCCGAGCAGGAGGTGATGTCCCTTCTGGAGCGCCGATTCTGCCATTCCCGTTCCTGCGTCATCATCGTCGCTGAGGGATTCGGGCAAGACTGGGGCCGCGGCTCTGGTGGTTATGACGCGTCTGGCAACAAGAAGCTGATTGACATCGGCGTTATCCTCACGGAGAAAGTGAAGGCTTTCCTCAAGGCAAACAAGTCTCGCTACCCTGACTCGACAGTTAAATACATTGACCCCTCGTACATGATTCGTGCTTGCCCACCGTCGGCCAATGACGCCCTCTTCTGCGCCACCCTTGCCACTCTTGCGGTACATGAGGCAATGGCTGGTGCCACGGGCTGCATTATTGCCATGCGGCACAACAACTATATTCTTGTGCCCATCAAGGTGGCCACTTCCGTCCGCCGTGTGCTCGACCTCCGCGGACAGCTGTGGCGTCAGGTGCGTGAAATCACAGTGGATCTGGGCAGCGACGTCCGCCTGGCTCGTAAATTGGAGATCCGCCGTGAACTGGAGGCAATCAACAGGAATCGCGACCGCCTCCACGAGGAACTGGCCAAGCTCTAA
- a CDS encoding katanin, putative, whose translation MSVDFTSKAVELFKKAARHDEQGEYREAYHWYMEAIEVFITAIKYETKNVTKRDLLRKKTMEITERAEKIKEYLENCDANRSGGQASSAVGQKTASSAKKAKEDEEDDKRLKSGLDNAIIRVKPNVQWSQIAGLEAAKEALKEAVILPVRFPQLFTGNRKPWKGILLYGPPGTGKSYLAKAVATEADGTFLSVSSADLMSRWLGDSEKLVRNLFEKAREAYREGGKPAIIFIDEIDSLCSARSDGENDASRRIKTEFLVQMQGVGHDDEGVLVLGATNIPWALDSAVRRRFERRIYIPLPQAHARCQMIKIHLGDTQHSLTDEDCNALAKMTEMYSGSDISIVVRNAMMECVRSVQLATHFKRVTGPDPKDPTRTVNDRLVPCSPGDPNAIPMTMNDITESEKLMPLPVTMQDFIKALRTARPSVSSEDITQHVKFTEEFGQEG comes from the coding sequence ATGTCCGTTGATTTCACGTCCAAGGCAGTGGAATTATTCAAGAAAGCTGCCAGGCACGATGAGCAGGGGGAGTACAGGGAAGCATACCACTGGTACATGGAGGCGATTGAGGTTTTTATTACTGCCATTAAGTACGAGACCAAGAACGTGACAAAGAGGGATTTgctaagaaagaaaacgatGGAGATAACGGAGCGGGCAGAAAAGATCAAAGAATACCTCGAAAACTGCGATGCAAACCGTAGTGGCGGTCAAGCTTCCAGTGCTGTGGGGCAGAAGACAGCTTCATCCGCGAAGAAGGCCaaggaggatgaagaagacGATAAGCGGCTGAAAAGTGGGTTAGATAATGCGATTATCCGTGTGAAGCCCAACGTACAGTGGTCTCAGATTGCAGGGTTGGAGGCTGCAAAGGAGGCTTTGAAAGAGGCTGTTATTCTCCCCGTTCGTTTCCCACAACTGTTCACTGGAAACAGAAAACCATGGAAGGGAATTTTATTGTATGGTCCACCAGGTACAGGGAAGTCGTATCTTGCAAAGGCTGTGGCGACAGAAGCAGACGGCACATTCTTGAGCGTTAGTAGTGCAGATTTGATGTCCCGCTGGCTGGGTGATTCGGAAAAATTGGTGCGGAACCTCTTCGAGAAGGCCCGTGAGGCGTacagggagggggggaaacccgctattatttttattgatgAGATTGACTCTCTTTGCTCAGCGAGGTCTGATGGTGAGAATGACGCCTCCCGTCGTATCAAAACGGAATTCCTTGTACAGATGCAAGGAGTAGGCCACGACGACGAAGGTGTCTTAGTGCTGGGCGCAACGAATATACCATGGGCCCTTGACAGTGCGGTACGGCGACGCTTCGAGCGCCGTATATACATACCGCTTCCGCAAGCCCATGCCCGATGTCAAATGATTAAGATTCATCTCGGTGACACTCAGCATTCCCTCACGGATGAGGACTGCAACGCTTTGGCAAAAATGACAGAAATGTACTCGGGCAGTGATATCAGCATCGTCGTGCGGAATGCCATGATGGAGTGCGTTCGGTCAGTGCAGTTAGCGACTCACTTCAAACGTGTAACGGGACCGGACCCGAAGGATCCAACGCGGACCGTCAACGATCGGCTTGTGCCGTGCTCGCCGGGTGACCCCAATGCCATTCCCATGACAATGAATGATATTACGGAGTCTGAGAAACTGATGCCGCTTCCAGTGACCATGCAGGACTTTATCAAGGCACTGCGCACAGCCCGTCCTTCCGTATCGAGTGAAGACATTACTCAGCATGTTAAATTCACTGAAGAGTTTGGGCAGGAGGGATAA
- a CDS encoding protein kinase, putative, with protein MFTTMESAACGECGASNLALASCSDCMRQFCRCCVSAAGQCRKCAQSVESSDKLCPTCPLMNETTHLCIACGRKVCRQCVRTVYTHRPHFVICTSCQAPAEVMNACSRCDGVITNVNDAHYCEICADTLCSHCLPLSFECGVVKCFACCPSPVRLLKNRCVRTQLTDQLKVIIASVAGQRKSKYSTLYDHVKLGEGGQGVVYKCRAKDGEVVVLKEMRFAECNRPVYEARLRQAATMQKLSHRHVIEYLDVMGSENPLKISVVMRYYSEGDLSKFIRRQEAPVSEEKLCSIALQIAKALKYLHNQSPPIAHCDIKPENVLLLNNEEQVLLMDLDLCHACGGDNAEESDLLFFGQASPTFEYRAPEMGDSSGSPKSDIFSFGVLIFVLATLPEFATLRNEKGVQSVLSDSDWTKSSLEKAVSTAIRRRPRKYKDELVNLIVAMLRHDPRERPTAAEVEARLSDIMLSLLLKKK; from the coding sequence ATGTTCACGACAATGGAGAGCGCCGCGTGCGGGGAATGTGGCGCGTCGAATCTGGCATTAGCCAGCTGCAGCGATTGCATGCGTCAGTTCTGTAGATGTTGTGTGAGCGCTGCCGGGCAATGCCGTAAGTGCGCACAGTCAGTGGAATCATCTGATAAACTGTGCCCCACATGCCCACTTATGAATGAAACAACACACCTTTGTATTGCATGTGGGAGGAAAGTGTGTAGGCAATGTGTTCGTACGGTGTATACGCACCGCCCGCACTTCGTGATTTGCACAAGTTGTCAAGCGCCTGCAGAAGTGATGAACGCATGTAGCCGCTGTGATGGGGTCATAACGAATGTGAATGATGCACACTACTGTGAAATTTGTGCGGACACTCTGTGTAGCCACTGTCTTCCGCTTTCCTTCGAGTGCGGTGTGGTGAAGTGTTTCGCATGTTGCCCATCACCCGTGCGATTGCTTAAAAATAGGTGTGTTCGTACTCAACTGACTGATCAACTCAAGGTAATCATTGCTTCCGTGGCGGGACAAAGGAAATCTAAATACAGTACACTATATGATCATGTAAAGCTAGGCGAAGGGGGCCAAGGCGTGGTATACAAGTGCCGAGCGAAGGATGGGGAAGTTGTCGTGCTAAAGGAGATGCGTTTTGCAGAGTGCAATCGACCAGTTTACGAGGCGCGATTACGCCAAGCAGCCACCATGCAGAAACTTTCACATCGGCATGTAATAGAGTACTTGGATGTGATGGGTTCCGAAAACCCGCTGAAGATCAGTGTTGTTATGCGTTACTATTCCGAGGGTGATCTTTCCAAGTTCATTAGACGTCAGGAGGCACCTGTGTCCGAGGAGAAACTGTGCTCCATTGCGCTTCAGATAGCGAAGGCCCTGAAATACCTTCACAATCAGTCGCCTCCCATAGCTCATTGTGATATCAAGCCTGAGAATGTCCTTTTGTTGAATAATGAGGAGCAGGTACTCTTGATGGATCTTGATTTGTGCCATGCTTGTGGTGGGGATAATGCCGAAGAGAGTgatttacttttctttggtCAAGCATCGCCCACATTTGAGTACCGTGCGCCGGAGATGGGCGACTCATCTGGTAGCCCAAAATCTGATATATTTAGTTTCGGTGTGCTCATATTTGTGTTAGCCACACTGCCGGAGTTTGCAACGTTGCGGAATGAAAAGGGGGTTCAGTCGGTTTTGAGTGACTCCGATTGGACCAAAAGCTCCCTAGAAAAGGCAGTCTCCACTGCTATCCGTCGGCGTCCGCGTAAGTACAAGGATGAGTTAGTTAACTTGATAGTAGCGATGTTGCGGCATGATCCTCGGGAAAGGCCAACCGCAGCGGAGGTGGAAGCGAGGCTTTCCGACATAATGTTAAGTTTACTTCTGAAGAAgaagtga
- a CDS encoding 60S ribosomal protein L13, putative has product MLFIAVRVLAPMPKGNNAIPHVHQRKHWNPCSSQKGNVKVFFNQPAQKQRRRRLRLLKAKKIFPRPLKALRPQVNCPTVRYNMKRRLGRGFSLEELKAAGVKPRYARTIGIRVDRRRKNKSEEGMNINVQRLKTYMSKLVLFPLNRKKPQKGDATEEEVKAATQDRSRYGTAAVGGLVTPAREAPRKVTEEESTKKMYKFLKKNHSAVRFFRARNRRAARKEAKENEKK; this is encoded by the coding sequence ATGCTTTTCATTGCCGTAAGAGTTTTAGCGCCAATGCCGAAGGGAAACAACGCGATTCCCCATGTGCACCAGAGGAAGCACTGGAACCCCTGCTCCTCGCAGAAGGGTAACGTTAAGGTGTTCTTCAATCAGCCTGCGCAGAAGCAGCGCCGTCGCCGCTTGCGTTTGTTGAAGGCGAAGAAGATCTTCCCGCGTCCGCTTAAGGCACTTCGCCCGCAGGTGAATTGCCCTACAGTTCGCTACAACATGAAGAGGCGCTTGGGACGTGGCTTCTCGTTGGAGGAGCTGAAGGCTGCTGGTGTGAAACCCCGCTATGCGAGGACGATTGGCATTCGTGTTGACCGTCGCCGAAAGAATAAAAGCGAGGAGGGTATGAATATTAACGTGCAACGCCTGAAGACATATATGAGCAAGTTGGTGCTGTTCCCCCTGAACCGCAAGAAGCCACAGAAGGGAGATGCaactgaagaggaggtgaaAGCTGCAACTCAGGACCGCTCTCGGTATGGCACAGCTGCTGTTGGAGGTTTGGTTACCCCCGCACGGGAGGCCCCACGCAAGGTAACGGAGGAGGAATCCACCAAGAAAATGTACAAATTCCTCAAGAAGAACCACAGCGCTGTTCGCTTCTTCAGGGCCCGCAACCGCCGTGCCGCTCGCAAGGAGGCGAAGGAGAACGAGAAGAAGTAA
- a CDS encoding 60S ribosomal protein L13, putative: MPKGNNAIPHVHQRKHWNPCSSQKGNVKVFFNQPAQKQRRRRLRLLKAKKIFPRPLKALRPQVNCPTVRYNMKRRLGRGFSLEELKAAGVKPRYARTIGIRVDRRRKNKSEEGMNINVQRLKTYMSKLVLFPLNRKKPQKGDATEEEVKAATQDRSRYGTAAVGGLVTPAREAPRKVTEEESTKKMYKFLKKNHSAVRFFRARNRRAARKEAKENEKK, from the coding sequence ATGCCGAAGGGAAACAACGCGATTCCCCATGTGCACCAGAGGAAGCACTGGAACCCCTGCTCCTCGCAGAAGGGTAACGTTAAGGTGTTCTTCAATCAGCCTGCGCAGAAGCAGCGCCGTCGCCGCTTGCGTTTGTTGAAGGCGAAGAAGATCTTCCCGCGTCCGCTTAAGGCACTTCGCCCGCAGGTGAATTGCCCTACAGTTCGCTACAACATGAAGAGGCGCTTGGGACGTGGCTTCTCGTTGGAGGAGCTGAAGGCTGCTGGTGTGAAACCCCGCTATGCGAGGACGATTGGCATTCGTGTTGACCGTCGCCGAAAGAATAAAAGCGAGGAGGGTATGAATATTAACGTGCAACGCCTGAAGACATATATGAGCAAGTTGGTGCTGTTCCCCCTGAACCGCAAGAAGCCACAGAAGGGAGATGCaactgaagaggaggtgaaAGCTGCAACTCAGGACCGCTCTCGGTATGGCACAGCTGCTGTTGGAGGTTTGGTTACCCCCGCACGGGAGGCCCCACGCAAGGTAACGGAGGAGGAATCCACCAAGAAAATGTACAAATTCCTCAAGAAGAACCACAGCGCTGTTCGCTTCTTCAGGGCCCGCAACCGCCGTGCCGCTCGCAAGGAGGCGAAGGAGAACGAGAAGAAgtaa